The segment AAACATTTCTGGGCGAAAGGTGTAATGCCACCATTCCTGGGAATAGGAGAAAAATCCATATTTACGCATTGTTTTTCGTAGAAGTTCCCTGTTCTCTTTTTGTTTCTCTGATACTTGTGTGGAGGAGTGATGAGATATTTCGCCAAAAAAATCGTAACTCCCACCCATATCAACAGGTTCTCCTGATTCTGCTTCTACCAGGCTTAGATCCACGGTACTGCCTCTCGAATGTCCTGATTTCGTAGCTATATATCCCAGGCGAAACAACTGATCCTTTGGAAGTTTTGGGTAAAAATCTCTTTTCATTAG is part of the Antarcticibacterium sp. 1MA-6-2 genome and harbors:
- a CDS encoding M15 family metallopeptidase, with translation MPKGFVYVDEVIPDIIVDLRYTGTNNFLGSPVTGYKGSRAILTEPAAKALGKVQEDLKNSGYCIKIFDAYRPQRAVDHFIKWSRDKADTLMKRDFYPKLPKDQLFRLGYIATKSGHSRGSTVDLSLVEAESGEPVDMGGSYDFFGEISHHSSTQVSEKQKENRELLRKTMRKYGFFSYSQEWWHYTFRPEMFPNTYFDFVVE